The Fulvia fulva chromosome 1, complete sequence region CTGCAATACCAATGTTGCGGACTTTGTCTAATCGCGCTGCTTCCACTGGATCGAGGTTCTCGATGATGGCGTCCTGGGAGAGGGATGTGGGATCGTGGGCGGCTGTCTCCTGAATTGCAGCAGCGGCAGATGCCCATCGTCGACTCTGCCATTGCTGCAAACGCGGTGCTATTCTGTCGTGGTTCTGCGCTCTGATGGTAGGGAGGACCGAGGAGGCGAATGTCCTGCGGGAGGCAGTGTTGCAGCTACGCAACGCGACATTGCGCAGCTGCGATCGCGCCAGACCAGTCACCCTCATCGTCGCGATACTATAACGAGTGAATGGAATGAACAGGACGTTGACGACCCGATGGTTTGGCGTCTGGACATTTTTTGGATCGCGAACCCGCTGAGTCAGCGTCCTCGCATGTGACTTTCTCGACATCTTCAGCGTCACTTCTTGAGATCTTCAAGGTAAGTCACGACATCCACGCAGGTACTCACATTCTCATACGATACCAGACAATGTCGCTCGTACCAGCACGAAACGGCGCCAACGGCCCACCAACGCGCGCGGCCGATCTCCACTCGGACAAGCAGTTCAAAACCTCTACCAAAGGCAAGGTACCGACTGGATACGCCGAAGAGATCGCCATATCAGAACAGAGCTTTCGCAACCTTCACCGAGAAGTGCAACAATCGAACGCAGCCGGCAAGAAGCGCAAGCGAGAGACCAAGGGCGACAGCAGCGTTGTCTTTGGAGCGGGCGCATACAAGGGTCCTTGGGCAAAGTACGAAGAGCGTCGCACAGACAGCGACAGTGGTGAAGAAGTAGAGGTGTCAGACGACGATGCAAGTGATGAAGAGGTGGTCTATGAAGAAGATGCGATCGCGGCCAATCCCACACGCGGCACCCTCGCAGGAACAGGCTACAGCCAAGTATCGGCAGAGAAAGAGACGTCTACCTACGATGCGGTTCAGCGCCCCGAGAGAGATTACCAAAACCGGTCATATATGCACGTTCCGCGAGATCTGGATGTGGACCTCACCTCGGACTTTGAGAATCTCAACTTGAAGTGCTACCATCCAAAGAAGCTCATACACACTTTCACGTCACAGCCAGCGAAGAATGCGCACGAGAAGGCACTTGCCTCCTTGAAGTTCTTCCCTGGGTCAGGTCATCTACTGCTGAGTGCAGCATCGGACGGAAAGGTCAAGCTCTGGGATGTCTATCACGATCGCGAGCTACTCCGCTCCTACAACGGCCACACCAAACCCGTCGTCGAGACCGACTTCACACCCGACGGCACCAAATTCATCACCGCTTCCTACGACAAGCAGATGAAAGTCTGGGACACCGAGACCGGCGCCTGCCTCGGCCGCTACAGCACCGGCCACACACCCCACACAGTCCGCTGGCAACCCGATGACCCATCCGGCCACGAGTTCCTCGCCGGCATGCACGACAAGAAAATTGTCCAGATGGACACGCGCCTCCCCGCAGACGGCGAGAAGAAGAACCCAGTCCAGGAATACGACCACCATCTTGGTCCTGTGAATACTATCACCTTCACAGACGAGAACCGCCGCTTCATCACAACCTCCGACGACAAGAGCTTACGCGCCTGGGAATACAACATCCCCGTCCCGATCAAATTCATCGCAGAGGCGGACATGTTCGCCATGGTCAAGGCAGCGCCGCACCCAAGCAAGAACAGCGTCCTTATGCAAACCGGCAATAACACCATCTCCGTCTACAGCACTGGCGAGAAGATCAAACTGAACAGGAAGAAAGACTTCCGCGGGCACAACAATGTGGGTTATGCCATTGATGTGGGTGTATCTCCTGATGGCGGGATTGTGTGTTCCGGGGACAGTGGGGGGTTTGTATGTTTCTGGGATTGGAAGAGTTGTAAGATGTGGCATAAGATTAAGGCGAGTGATAGTGCGGTTATTGCGGTGGCGTGGCATCCGAGGGAGTCGAGTAAGGTTGTTACGGGGGATCTTAATGGGGCGATCAAGTATTGGGATTGAGGGGTTGGTGCGAGGGGTGGGGTGGGATGTTGGTATGGTGTAGAACGCACCACACGAAGTACGATTGATATGTGTCTACGTAGAATTCATATCGGACTGCCTGCACCCCTTTCCATTTCCTTATCTCTCAGCATCGAAGCATTCCGTGGCAAGACAAGATATGCAGGCAAAATAAAAACAACCATCACTAGCTGAACGGCTAGCTAGGAGACGAGAACGACGAATGTGTGTACCACATTCGACTTTCACCTTCGACTGGCATCCTTACCCACGCTTCACCTCAGCCCAAGACCCGCGAGGTTGTGCCGGTGAGCCAGTGACGACTGTCGAGAATACAACAAGTCTGATGCATGTATATACTTTCTGATGAAGACTGCCATATGACGGAAACGGACCAGTATCAATTCCTCTGAAACGAGGCAAAAAGCGTAGCGTGGCTCCATCACATCCCGGGACCAGCG contains the following coding sequences:
- a CDS encoding Pre-mRNA-processing factor 17 → MSLVPARNGANGPPTRAADLHSDKQFKTSTKGKVPTGYAEEIAISEQSFRNLHREVQQSNAAGKKRKRETKGDSSVVFGAGAYKGPWAKYEERRTDSDSGEEVEVSDDDASDEEVVYEEDAIAANPTRGTLAGTGYSQVSAEKETSTYDAVQRPERDYQNRSYMHVPRDLDVDLTSDFENLNLKCYHPKKLIHTFTSQPAKNAHEKALASLKFFPGSGHLLLSAASDGKVKLWDVYHDRELLRSYNGHTKPVVETDFTPDGTKFITASYDKQMKVWDTETGACLGRYSTGHTPHTVRWQPDDPSGHEFLAGMHDKKIVQMDTRLPADGEKKNPVQEYDHHLGPVNTITFTDENRRFITTSDDKSLRAWEYNIPVPIKFIAEADMFAMVKAAPHPSKNSVLMQTGNNTISVYSTGEKIKLNRKKDFRGHNNVGYAIDVGVSPDGGIVCSGDSGGFVCFWDWKSCKMWHKIKASDSAVIAVAWHPRESSKVVTGDLNGAIKYWD